The following are encoded together in the uncultured Sphaerochaeta sp. genome:
- a CDS encoding glycoside hydrolase family 2 TIM barrel-domain containing protein: MQERYTVDEHTVLEEYPRPQLVRSSYENLNGWWDFAISDTDDCPQHFPLRILVPFSPETESSGLQTKISPDQRLWYNRTITYGALSPTKRLLLHFEAVDHHCIVFLNGNEVGSHTGGYLPFSFDITGFMGQENDLLVKVIDPGDSEPIIRGKQASTAQGIYYQGQSGIHQSVWLEEVPLIFIENLIITPDIAQRCWYVQVNPNEGVHEVTISYMGGKKQCRAMSNQRLCCQVEVVHPWSPEDPYLYPITVTMGSDIVTSYVGLRSFEVQDGRLLLNGKPYYQHGILDQGYWPQSLYTAPSDQAIIDDLVMVKKLGFNMVRKHAKVESRRWYYHCDHLGLLVWQDMVSGGRPPVQPIMSAPLFIPGFMVKDHHYRLLGSQDARYREMFATELTEMIETLYNCVSIAMWVIFNEGWGQFDTKDMYSLAKTLDSTRTIDCTSGWYDQGIGEFSSLHVYFKRYRHRPDKLRRAVLLSEFGGYLYRVEGHDDEEKKPFGYKQLMNRSDFNDAFFHLYEEEVYPAKKKGLAASVYTQLTDVQQELNGLVTFDRMVVKLDEVVALQVAALLLGTEERE; this comes from the coding sequence ATGCAGGAAAGGTACACCGTCGATGAACATACTGTCTTGGAAGAATATCCACGTCCCCAGTTGGTCCGTAGCTCCTACGAAAACCTGAATGGTTGGTGGGATTTTGCTATCAGTGATACTGATGATTGCCCTCAGCACTTTCCGCTAAGAATTCTAGTACCCTTCTCTCCTGAAACCGAATCAAGCGGTTTGCAGACAAAAATCTCCCCTGATCAAAGACTCTGGTATAACCGGACAATCACCTATGGAGCCCTTTCTCCGACTAAACGTCTGTTACTTCATTTCGAGGCAGTCGATCATCATTGCATTGTCTTCTTGAATGGGAATGAGGTCGGTTCACATACAGGAGGCTACCTCCCTTTCTCCTTCGATATCACTGGTTTTATGGGACAAGAGAATGACTTGCTGGTAAAGGTAATTGATCCAGGAGACAGTGAACCCATAATCAGAGGCAAGCAGGCTTCCACGGCACAAGGTATTTACTATCAGGGACAGAGTGGTATTCATCAGAGTGTATGGCTTGAAGAGGTTCCTCTCATCTTTATTGAAAATCTTATCATTACCCCTGATATAGCCCAACGCTGTTGGTATGTCCAAGTTAACCCCAATGAAGGGGTCCACGAGGTAACCATCTCCTATATGGGTGGGAAGAAACAGTGCAGGGCAATGAGCAACCAGCGTCTCTGTTGCCAAGTTGAGGTAGTGCATCCATGGAGCCCTGAAGATCCATATCTCTACCCTATCACTGTAACCATGGGCAGTGATATTGTGACCAGCTATGTAGGATTACGCAGCTTTGAGGTGCAGGATGGAAGATTGTTGCTCAACGGAAAACCCTATTACCAGCACGGAATACTGGACCAAGGATACTGGCCTCAAAGCCTCTATACCGCTCCAAGTGACCAAGCAATCATTGATGATCTGGTCATGGTGAAAAAGTTGGGCTTCAATATGGTACGTAAACATGCAAAGGTGGAGAGTCGAAGATGGTATTATCATTGTGACCATCTAGGTCTTCTGGTCTGGCAGGATATGGTAAGTGGGGGAAGGCCTCCTGTCCAACCCATTATGTCTGCACCACTCTTCATACCTGGTTTTATGGTGAAAGACCATCACTATCGATTGCTGGGAAGTCAGGATGCAAGATACCGAGAGATGTTTGCCACTGAGCTTACAGAGATGATAGAAACACTCTATAACTGTGTCAGTATTGCCATGTGGGTCATCTTCAATGAGGGTTGGGGACAATTCGATACGAAAGACATGTATTCCCTCGCTAAAACTCTCGATTCAACAAGAACCATCGATTGTACCAGCGGCTGGTATGACCAGGGCATTGGTGAATTCTCTTCCCTCCATGTGTATTTCAAACGATACCGACATCGTCCAGATAAATTAAGACGTGCCGTGCTGCTCTCTGAATTTGGAGGGTATTTATATAGAGTGGAAGGACATGACGATGAAGAAAAGAAGCCATTTGGATACAAGCAACTGATGAACCGTTCAGATTTCAATGATGCTTTCTTCCATCTGTATGAAGAGGAGGTGTATCCGGCAAAAAAGAAAGGACTGGCAGCCTCCGTCTATACCCAATTGACAGATGTACAGCAGGAACTCAATGGGTTGGTTACCTTCGACCGAATGGTGGTAAAGCTGGATGAGGTGGTTGCCTTACAGGTCGCTGCCTTGCTTCTTGGAACGGAAGAGCGAGAGTAG
- the scpB gene encoding SMC-Scp complex subunit ScpB: MDRKRQVGNAGIQQSPLLSTEARLVEVILFLENEPVSLERLSKMTSLSEETTRKAITELQEHYREYLHGLDLAESQGAFQFLPSSDLHDKLRSCYGKRVDRRLSRAALETLSIVAYSQPITRREIDNIRGVSSDTIIRLLRDREYIKVIGRKDVPGHPCLYGTSRKFLFEFNLASISALPKLSDIDRLRFEAEPTQEKEEA, encoded by the coding sequence GTGGATAGGAAGAGGCAAGTGGGCAACGCTGGGATACAGCAAAGCCCCCTCTTGAGTACCGAGGCCCGGTTGGTAGAAGTCATTCTCTTTTTGGAGAACGAACCGGTTAGTTTGGAACGATTGAGCAAGATGACCTCCCTTTCGGAGGAAACAACAAGAAAAGCCATTACAGAACTGCAGGAACATTACCGTGAATACCTGCATGGACTGGACCTTGCTGAGAGCCAGGGTGCATTCCAATTCCTACCTTCTTCTGATCTACACGACAAGCTTCGCTCCTGCTACGGCAAACGGGTCGATAGACGCCTGAGTCGTGCAGCCTTGGAAACATTGTCCATTGTGGCATACAGCCAACCGATTACACGCAGGGAGATAGACAACATCCGTGGAGTCAGCAGTGACACCATCATCCGTTTGTTGCGAGACCGTGAATATATTAAGGTGATCGGAAGGAAGGATGTCCCTGGGCACCCCTGTCTCTACGGCACCTCAAGAAAATTCCTTTTTGAATTCAACCTAGCAAGTATCAGCGCACTCCCCAAGCTCTCCGATATCGACCGACTGCGATTTGAAGCAGAACCAACACAGGAGAAAGAAGAAGCATGA
- a CDS encoding pseudouridine synthase, which produces MKLVYPLRLQVYLAKSGCGSRRSCETLITSGRVTVNTKRVTELGTKVDEEDVVMVDDQLVEPSEKTYYYALHKPKGFVCTNWDPNEKNYARDLIDIPDKNLLFHIGRLDKDSSGLILFTNDGDVAQKIMHPSEEIEKEYLVSCTTGVRREDLEEARKGVLIDMPQPYTIKRFEIISKKWVRIILTEGKNREIRKILSHFGYEVKQLVRMRIGCIELGDLKPGQYRTVTSSEIKALLKGENDILRKSSGRGW; this is translated from the coding sequence ATGAAATTAGTATATCCGCTTAGATTACAGGTCTATTTGGCAAAGAGCGGTTGTGGGTCCCGAAGATCCTGCGAAACACTGATCACCAGTGGGCGGGTCACCGTCAACACGAAACGAGTAACAGAATTGGGAACCAAGGTCGATGAAGAAGATGTCGTCATGGTTGATGACCAGTTGGTGGAGCCAAGCGAGAAAACCTATTACTACGCCTTGCACAAGCCCAAGGGCTTTGTTTGCACGAACTGGGACCCAAACGAGAAGAACTATGCACGTGATCTAATTGATATTCCAGACAAGAATCTTCTCTTCCATATTGGTCGTCTGGATAAGGATTCCAGTGGCTTGATTCTTTTCACCAACGATGGGGATGTGGCACAAAAAATCATGCATCCCTCCGAGGAGATTGAGAAGGAGTACTTGGTAAGCTGTACTACTGGAGTACGAAGGGAAGACCTAGAGGAGGCCCGAAAAGGTGTCCTCATAGACATGCCGCAACCTTATACGATCAAACGTTTTGAGATTATCAGCAAGAAATGGGTGCGGATCATCCTAACCGAAGGAAAAAACCGAGAAATCCGAAAGATTCTCAGTCACTTCGGTTATGAGGTGAAGCAGCTGGTTAGGATGCGAATTGGTTGCATTGAACTGGGTGACCTCAAACCGGGGCAATACCGCACGGTCACGTCTTCCGAGATCAAGGCGCTCCTGAAGGGAGAAAATGATATTCTAAGAAAGAGTTCAGGGAGAGGATGGTAA
- a CDS encoding segregation/condensation protein A: MQKQTVQAEQVPRGATFHTPTFDGPLDLLLFLIQKSEVNIYDIPISLITEQFLGYLKDEKVTELGDLTQFYKMAADLLYIKSRMLLPVELEFDEEYQDPRQELVDRLLEYQKFRKYTELLTGTNTSAELFITRKSNQFRLPFGDEELFGDVSLQDLLKTFSRLMTTITPNKVFNVYESVTVNEKIALMQELFETQDYITLEQLIVHADQLLHIICSFMAILDACKLRMITLVQSEPFGPILIRKVNEAFEQDFEHMYDDDFEEIEEEIITAPISKGEEERFFEEDADNLRTTTDDGRVFLYDDESEDEQIILDDE, encoded by the coding sequence GTGCAAAAACAAACAGTACAAGCAGAACAAGTGCCAAGGGGGGCAACTTTCCATACCCCCACCTTCGATGGTCCATTGGACTTGTTGCTGTTCCTCATCCAAAAATCCGAAGTCAATATTTATGACATTCCCATCTCGCTAATCACTGAACAGTTCTTGGGATATCTCAAGGATGAGAAGGTCACTGAGCTTGGTGATCTTACACAGTTCTACAAGATGGCTGCAGACCTTCTCTATATCAAGAGCAGGATGTTGCTTCCTGTAGAGCTGGAATTCGATGAAGAGTACCAGGACCCCAGACAAGAATTGGTGGACCGCCTGCTGGAGTACCAGAAGTTCAGGAAATACACTGAGTTGCTTACAGGCACCAATACCAGTGCCGAATTGTTCATCACCCGCAAAAGCAACCAATTTCGACTTCCATTCGGAGATGAGGAACTGTTTGGCGATGTGTCATTGCAGGATTTACTCAAGACGTTTTCACGGCTTATGACCACCATAACCCCTAACAAAGTGTTCAACGTTTACGAATCGGTAACGGTCAATGAAAAAATTGCCTTGATGCAGGAATTGTTTGAGACTCAAGATTATATCACCTTGGAACAACTTATCGTCCATGCTGACCAACTGCTCCATATTATCTGCAGTTTCATGGCAATTCTTGATGCATGCAAACTCAGGATGATCACTCTCGTTCAGAGCGAACCGTTCGGTCCAATTCTGATCCGTAAGGTCAATGAAGCCTTCGAACAGGATTTTGAGCACATGTACGATGATGATTTCGAGGAAATTGAGGAAGAAATCATCACTGCACCTATCTCAAAAGGTGAAGAAGAGAGGTTTTTTGAGGAAGATGCAGATAATCTCCGCACAACTACTGACGATGGTCGTGTTTTTCTGTATGATGATGAGAGTGAGGATGAGCAGATCATTCTTGACGATGAGTGA
- the cmk gene encoding (d)CMP kinase, with product MVVAIDGPAGVGKSSIAQMIAKTCNFYYLNSGSFYRAYTYLHVQEEKDPMNYPAVLETARHYVLSIEDDRISVNGSDIEDKLHTPEVDAVVAQVSTYPPLRSYVNEQLRRIAKDMDVVIEGRDITTVVFPDADLKCYFDAKAEVRAERRLKQHPDGQDYETVLRQIKMRDEIDKGKEVGALRVAEDALYIDTSYLTIGQVCEKVLSAIFTLKGDVNR from the coding sequence ATGGTCGTAGCTATAGACGGACCGGCGGGTGTTGGGAAAAGCTCCATTGCCCAGATGATTGCAAAGACTTGCAATTTCTACTATCTCAATTCCGGCTCATTCTACAGGGCCTACACCTACCTGCATGTACAGGAAGAGAAGGACCCCATGAATTACCCAGCAGTTTTGGAAACTGCAAGGCACTATGTACTTTCTATTGAAGACGACCGTATCTCTGTCAATGGCAGTGATATTGAAGATAAGCTTCATACCCCTGAGGTTGACGCAGTAGTCGCGCAAGTATCAACGTATCCTCCGCTGAGAAGCTATGTGAATGAACAGCTCAGAAGGATTGCAAAGGATATGGATGTTGTCATAGAAGGTAGAGATATTACGACTGTGGTCTTCCCAGATGCCGACTTAAAATGTTACTTTGATGCAAAGGCTGAAGTTCGAGCTGAACGTCGACTCAAGCAGCATCCGGACGGACAAGATTACGAGACTGTGTTGCGACAAATCAAGATGCGAGACGAAATTGATAAGGGCAAGGAAGTTGGTGCACTTCGTGTTGCAGAGGATGCCCTGTACATAGACACCTCGTACTTGACTATAGGACAAGTTTGTGAGAAAGTGTTATCTGCTATTTTTACGCTTAAGGGCGATGTAAATAGGTAA
- the greA gene encoding transcription elongation factor GreA, whose product MGFQEIENLLKEEQWTRSTVTTYTTSSFQELDKNIKEMDEEQKTEAKSLCDTHLNEKERNSIIAMYISGSIQLERRGADDYLQLLSLIEMFMEAKKWNIVEYLSQKILSRNENKHALRLLADSYEQMGKEEEKFQLWERLVKVDYEEVEIVRQLASHAKQKGNKEKAISFYKKGIHRLIKRKDVSSVRAMFTALLELEEDNFGYFISVADQVSAVSKSTAVALLRDLENASKDDIDHQIECQKQMLSLDREDTFARENLIKSYKTKYKTHSRLKSCLESSALTSNINRDILHSIEDFETNIAFDKGTFVFQNSTNRIGRIRSIDESDVIVDFAGQSSKEGSRMSTSMAFKSLQALPKSHIWVLKSALPREKLSKKVQEDIPWTLKTLMASNEGRINLKEMKSELVPSILDVKEWTPWLNQAKKELMTNPLFDLSSNDVDTYLLRSTPVSYEEKQLQVFRNEKNIYDKIKSLKDFIVAKGDVESDFFFEMVRYFSDLFFEENGAFKPIVVSNDITFSCYLLLEELVKHQNMNFISYPDALTFAMLYERCDNVEATFAAIKDPELKKAFIDHVVEEIPGWEKILAVLFDSYLTGYIPDIYKQKKKYSALAGIYRDAVENFKEKGNTLIYLLKNGEKKYWEKAGVSAEQLLYTELQLLDFTNRCIDNRKDVQENRKNAKTLMGFLFDERAALNFVAEGNEERAQKIYSLVANVFNLPGGKKIEIKHAISEQFPSFKFFDEVEPINKQSVVPTGLFCTPSSLAAKKKEIEHIQHVELPEVAKEIGEARELGDLRENSEYKYGKEKQSLLNNTLRRLAEEVDRATVITKEKVDSSKVGFGTKVVMMDNIHAEEVVFTIMGPWESNPNENIINLLAPFGRALLNHEVGERFTFTLNDQNYDFTVKSISVVDF is encoded by the coding sequence ATGGGATTCCAAGAGATCGAGAACTTGTTGAAAGAAGAGCAATGGACGAGAAGCACCGTAACTACCTATACAACAAGCAGCTTCCAGGAACTGGACAAGAACATCAAGGAGATGGACGAGGAACAGAAAACTGAAGCAAAGAGCTTGTGCGACACGCACCTCAATGAGAAGGAGCGAAACAGTATCATTGCCATGTATATCAGTGGGTCCATCCAATTGGAACGTAGAGGAGCGGATGATTATCTGCAGCTTCTCAGCCTCATTGAAATGTTCATGGAGGCCAAGAAGTGGAATATTGTTGAATACCTCTCACAGAAAATACTCAGCCGCAATGAGAACAAACATGCTCTTCGCTTGCTTGCTGATTCATATGAGCAGATGGGAAAGGAAGAAGAGAAATTTCAGCTTTGGGAACGTTTGGTCAAGGTGGACTACGAAGAAGTCGAAATTGTCCGCCAACTTGCCTCACATGCAAAGCAGAAGGGGAACAAGGAAAAAGCCATCTCCTTCTATAAGAAGGGTATCCACAGACTTATCAAGAGGAAGGATGTCTCCTCAGTGAGAGCAATGTTCACTGCCCTTCTTGAATTGGAAGAAGACAACTTCGGTTACTTCATCTCTGTAGCAGACCAGGTGTCTGCTGTGAGCAAGAGTACTGCAGTAGCGTTGCTGCGCGACCTTGAGAATGCAAGCAAGGATGACATTGACCATCAGATCGAATGCCAGAAACAGATGCTTTCCCTTGACCGCGAGGACACTTTTGCCAGGGAAAACCTGATCAAGAGTTACAAGACGAAATACAAGACCCATTCCAGGCTCAAGAGCTGTCTTGAGTCCAGTGCTCTTACCAGCAATATCAATCGTGACATTCTCCACAGTATCGAAGATTTCGAAACAAATATTGCGTTCGACAAGGGTACTTTTGTCTTCCAGAACAGTACAAACCGAATCGGTAGAATCCGCTCCATTGATGAAAGTGATGTCATCGTGGATTTTGCTGGACAGTCAAGCAAGGAAGGCAGCAGGATGTCTACCTCAATGGCTTTCAAGAGCTTGCAGGCACTTCCTAAGAGTCATATCTGGGTGCTCAAGAGCGCATTGCCAAGAGAGAAACTCAGCAAGAAAGTGCAGGAGGATATTCCTTGGACGCTGAAGACCTTGATGGCCAGCAATGAGGGAAGGATCAACCTGAAAGAGATGAAAAGTGAACTGGTTCCCTCCATCCTTGATGTCAAGGAGTGGACTCCTTGGCTCAATCAGGCCAAGAAGGAGTTGATGACCAACCCACTCTTTGATCTTTCCAGCAATGATGTGGATACATACCTTCTGCGCTCCACCCCTGTGAGCTATGAAGAAAAACAGCTCCAGGTTTTCAGGAATGAGAAGAATATCTATGACAAGATCAAGAGCTTGAAGGACTTTATTGTTGCAAAGGGCGACGTCGAAAGTGACTTCTTCTTTGAGATGGTGAGGTATTTCAGTGACCTTTTCTTCGAAGAAAATGGTGCTTTCAAGCCAATCGTGGTATCGAATGATATTACCTTCAGTTGCTACTTGCTGCTCGAAGAGTTGGTGAAACATCAGAACATGAACTTTATCAGCTATCCTGATGCGCTGACCTTCGCTATGCTCTATGAACGCTGTGATAATGTTGAGGCAACCTTCGCTGCAATCAAGGATCCTGAGCTAAAGAAAGCCTTCATCGACCATGTGGTTGAGGAAATTCCTGGGTGGGAGAAAATCCTTGCAGTTCTGTTTGACTCCTACCTCACTGGATACATCCCAGATATCTACAAGCAGAAGAAAAAGTACAGTGCTCTTGCAGGCATTTACCGCGATGCGGTGGAAAACTTCAAGGAAAAAGGAAATACCCTGATCTACCTGCTCAAGAACGGTGAGAAGAAGTATTGGGAGAAAGCCGGCGTTTCCGCTGAGCAGCTCCTTTATACTGAGTTGCAATTGCTCGACTTCACCAACCGCTGTATCGACAACAGAAAGGATGTACAGGAAAACCGCAAGAATGCAAAGACGCTTATGGGTTTCCTCTTTGATGAACGTGCAGCCTTGAACTTTGTGGCAGAGGGAAATGAAGAGAGAGCTCAGAAGATTTACAGCCTTGTGGCAAATGTATTCAATCTTCCCGGTGGAAAGAAAATTGAGATCAAGCATGCAATCAGTGAGCAGTTCCCCTCCTTCAAGTTTTTTGACGAAGTGGAGCCGATCAACAAGCAGAGCGTTGTTCCCACCGGCTTGTTCTGTACTCCAAGCAGTCTTGCTGCCAAGAAGAAGGAGATTGAGCATATCCAGCATGTGGAACTGCCAGAGGTTGCCAAGGAAATTGGTGAAGCCAGGGAGTTGGGTGATCTTCGAGAGAACAGCGAGTACAAGTATGGTAAGGAGAAACAGAGCCTCCTGAACAATACCTTACGCAGACTTGCCGAAGAGGTAGATCGTGCTACGGTTATTACCAAGGAAAAGGTAGACTCCTCTAAGGTTGGGTTTGGTACCAAGGTGGTTATGATGGACAACATTCATGCTGAAGAAGTGGTGTTCACCATCATGGGACCGTGGGAATCCAATCCCAATGAGAATATCATCAACCTTCTCGCCCCATTCGGTAGAGCCTTGCTCAATCATGAGGTTGGGGAGCGATTTACCTTCACCCTCAACGATCAGAATTATGACTTTACGGTCAAATCAATTTCAGTCGTTGATTTCTAG
- the rpe gene encoding ribulose-phosphate 3-epimerase: MEYETASLRIAPSMLSADFSRTAEEVQSINESKADWVHLDVMDGMFVPNITFGPKFIQDLRPHSDLVFDVHLMIDKPERYISLFAESGCDYITVHGEASLHLHRTLQMIKASGCKAGVSLIPSTPVSMIEPILDMVDLILVMTVNPGFGGQSLIPSTLQKIERLAELREQHGYDYLISVDGGVNLDTVGEIAQRKADIAVCGSAYFGAPDRAAFIQAMKERAQV; the protein is encoded by the coding sequence ATGGAGTATGAAACAGCTTCATTACGAATCGCACCAAGCATGTTGTCTGCTGACTTCTCACGCACCGCTGAGGAAGTACAGAGCATCAACGAGAGCAAAGCAGATTGGGTACATCTGGATGTCATGGACGGTATGTTCGTCCCGAACATCACCTTCGGTCCCAAGTTCATCCAAGATCTCAGACCTCACTCAGACTTGGTCTTTGATGTGCACCTTATGATTGATAAACCTGAGCGGTATATTTCACTGTTCGCTGAGAGTGGATGTGATTATATCACTGTACATGGGGAAGCATCACTGCATCTTCATCGCACCTTGCAGATGATAAAGGCTAGTGGATGTAAGGCTGGAGTATCACTCATACCTTCCACTCCGGTTAGCATGATTGAACCTATTCTGGATATGGTCGATTTGATACTTGTTATGACGGTAAATCCTGGCTTTGGTGGTCAGAGTCTCATCCCTTCCACACTACAAAAGATTGAACGCCTTGCAGAATTGAGGGAACAACATGGATATGACTATCTTATCAGTGTAGACGGGGGAGTCAATCTCGATACAGTAGGTGAGATTGCACAGCGAAAAGCAGATATAGCTGTATGTGGAAGCGCCTACTTTGGGGCTCCAGACAGGGCTGCATTCATACAGGCAATGAAGGAACGAGCACAAGTATGA
- the dtd gene encoding D-aminoacyl-tRNA deacylase: MKAVIQRVQDASVSVEGKITGRIDQGLLVYLGIGHDDTEAQLAWLCEKIVKLRVFTDEQGKMNKSLSDVQGSILVVSQFTLLANLRKGNRPSYNDAAPPQKAEALYEQSLKLFAQLGFPVSSGEFGAHMKVSYTNDGPVTLLLEAD; this comes from the coding sequence ATGAAGGCGGTCATTCAACGTGTCCAGGATGCAAGTGTTTCCGTTGAGGGGAAGATCACCGGCCGGATCGACCAGGGCCTTCTTGTCTATCTTGGTATTGGACACGACGATACAGAAGCTCAACTTGCATGGTTATGCGAAAAAATTGTAAAGCTACGAGTTTTTACCGATGAGCAGGGAAAAATGAACAAAAGCCTTTCTGACGTACAGGGGTCCATACTGGTAGTGAGCCAGTTCACGTTACTGGCCAATTTACGCAAGGGAAACCGACCATCCTACAACGATGCTGCACCACCACAAAAAGCTGAGGCTTTGTATGAACAATCCCTCAAGTTGTTTGCTCAGTTGGGTTTTCCTGTCTCTTCAGGTGAATTTGGAGCACATATGAAGGTGTCCTATACCAATGACGGTCCGGTCACCCTCCTGCTTGAAGCAGATTAA
- the recA gene encoding recombinase RecA, with translation MAKNSKDTTFPTDQKQKRDALEAARVQIDKQFGKGSLMKLGDNKENRNIESISSGSLLLDEALGIGGYPKGRVIEIYGPESSGKTTLALHAIAESQKAGGIAAFIDAEHAMDPSYAKKLGVNIEELWISQPDSGEQALEIAESLVRSGAVDIIVVDSVAALTPQAEIDGDMGDSHMGLQARLMSQALRKLTGLLSKSHTTIIFINQIRMKIGIMFGNPETTTGGNALKFYSSVRLEVRKIESISKSADDIIGNRVRIKIVKNKVSPPFKKVELDLLFGEGISYIASILDAALKYDMLEKSGSWYSYNGEKIGQGRERTLDFLKDNPDIATDLDNRLRAKMFPKADAVEAAQTVSESK, from the coding sequence ATGGCAAAGAACAGTAAAGATACGACATTCCCCACTGACCAGAAGCAGAAGCGGGACGCATTGGAAGCAGCAAGGGTCCAGATTGACAAGCAGTTTGGAAAAGGGTCCTTGATGAAGCTCGGTGACAACAAGGAAAACCGAAACATTGAAAGCATCTCTTCCGGGTCCTTGCTTCTTGATGAAGCGCTTGGTATTGGTGGATACCCGAAGGGTAGGGTCATTGAGATCTACGGTCCTGAAAGCAGTGGCAAGACCACACTCGCTCTTCATGCCATTGCAGAGAGTCAGAAAGCTGGTGGAATTGCAGCATTCATAGATGCTGAGCATGCTATGGATCCAAGTTATGCAAAGAAACTGGGTGTAAACATTGAAGAACTCTGGATAAGTCAACCGGACAGTGGAGAACAGGCGCTGGAGATTGCAGAATCCCTGGTACGGAGTGGTGCAGTGGATATCATTGTCGTGGACTCTGTTGCTGCCCTTACCCCACAAGCAGAAATTGATGGTGATATGGGTGATAGCCACATGGGTCTCCAGGCACGACTGATGAGCCAAGCACTGCGCAAGCTAACCGGTCTGCTTTCAAAGAGTCACACCACCATCATCTTTATCAACCAGATTCGTATGAAAATCGGCATCATGTTCGGTAACCCCGAGACAACCACTGGAGGGAATGCACTGAAATTCTACTCCTCTGTCCGCCTCGAGGTTCGCAAGATAGAATCCATCAGTAAAAGTGCTGATGATATCATTGGAAACCGAGTACGAATCAAGATTGTAAAGAACAAGGTTTCTCCTCCTTTCAAGAAAGTGGAACTGGATCTTCTTTTCGGTGAAGGTATCAGCTATATTGCAAGCATTCTTGATGCCGCACTCAAGTATGACATGCTGGAGAAAAGTGGTTCCTGGTACTCCTATAACGGGGAGAAGATTGGGCAGGGAAGGGAGCGAACACTGGACTTCCTCAAGGACAACCCGGATATCGCCACTGACCTTGACAATCGCCTCAGGGCAAAGATGTTCCCTAAAGCGGATGCTGTTGAGGCAGCGCAAACTGTTTCAGAAAGCAAGTAA